atttccccaaataaaattatacagtGTTTTTTCAAATTGCCGTATCCATTGAGTACTTGGTTTTGGAAGAGAGGTAAACAAATGTgtgaattttgataaaagtaAACTTTTAACAACTGTAATTTTTCCcaatgttgaaatatttctttttaaccagTGGTTAATTTCTTTCTGAACTATTTTtagtttattatcaaaattcagTTGTTCCATGTTTTTTAGGTTAGCAGTATATGTTACTCCGAGAATTGTAAAAGGTTCTGTCGTCCATTGTAAACCAGTATCACTGCaaattgtatttgaattaatttttgagCCAATCCAGACTGCTTTTGTTTTGGAAATGTTGGGTTTTAGTCCAGAGAATTTTGAAAACTGAAAAAGAAGATCAAGTGcgctttttaaacttttttcagaTCCATCCAAAAAAAGAACtgtatcatctgcatattgtaatagacatactttttcttttcctattttaatacctctaatgtttttattttgtcttatcAAAAGTCCTAATATCTCTACACATAAGTTGAATAAATATGGGGATACTGGGTCACCTTGTCGACAGCCCCTGcctatttcaaaaaattttgaaaaaataccattttgaatAACACATAATTTGGCCCCATTGTATAGTACTGATACCCACTTGATAAGATCAGgaccaaagttaaaaaaatgtaatgtattgTACATAAATTTCCATGATATagaatcaaaagctttttcGAAATCTATGAGTAGAATCATACCTGGAATATGTTTATCCTGAGCTACATCAATTACATCATAAATCATTCTTGTATTTTCTCCTATAAATCTACCTTTGAGGAAGCCCTTTTGACTGTCGTGTATTAAGAAATCAAGGACATTTTTAATTCTATTTGCGATGCATGCTGAAACTATTTTGTATGTAACGTTAAGGAGAGATATTGGACGCCAATTAGTTAAATACTCCCTTGGTTTATCCCCTTTTGGCAGTATAGATATAATACCCTGTTTTTGAGTGACTGAAAGTTCGCCAACATCAAATCCCACATTTACTGATCTTAATAAAAAGCATCCAAGATccttccaaaaaaatttaaaaaattctgtacTAAAACCATCACTTCCTGggcttttgttatttttcatattttttaatgccAATAAGGCTTCCTCGTTAGTTATATAACCCTCTAAatttttagacatattttcatCAAGTGCTCTAATATAGTTCTTATCAATAGCAATTTCAATATCAACATCTTGTAATTCTTTATCATAGCaggaatataaatttttataaaacgtCTCAATTTCTGCTAAAATATCTTCCTGTGAGGTAATAACAGTACCATTGCTGCGCATAAGTTTGCCAACAGTTTTATTgacataatttcttttttctaaactaagaaaatattttgttggtttttcaccCTGTTCAATCCAGTTAAGTTTTGTTCTGATAAATAAACCtttaataaaatcttttctGAATTCTTCCAAACTGTTCTGTGCATTGGTTAATTTTTGAAGAATGTCCTCTGAATCATTACTATTCCTCAATATTTCTAGTTGTTTAATTTCTTCTTCCAGTAGTTTTATTCTttcgttttttaattttttctttctggAACAGTACTGTATTGTGGCACCTCTTATGCTCAGCAATAGTTGTTCAAAAAACATTTGATCATCAATAACTAAATGTAATTCGTCATTCTTAACTGTATGGATACTTGCAGGATTGTATGGAAACACAGCATATTGTTCTTTAACTTTTTGTATATTACTTTTCACTAGATTAACATAAGTTTGATCATGGAGGAGTGAATTATTGAACTTCCAAAAGCCTTTACCCTTTTcgaatttagtaaaataaatttctataTAAACCATAGAATGGTCGGATCTATAACCAGGTAGAATGTCAGATTTATCCAATAAAGCCATTAATtcgtttgaaattaaaaagaaatcaattctCGCCTTTTTAGTTGGGTTTGTTCTGAACCATGTGTATCTTTTTCGTTGTTCATATTTCACTCTCCATGGATCAATTAAACTGTGTACTACTTTCATGTTCAAAACCTTCTCCCTTGCTCTTTTGTTATTAATATtggtataattaaaataatctaaaTCTATATCCTGAACAAGGTTAAAATCTCCAGCCATAATTGTAAATTCACCTTGAAAGTTTGAAATGATGTCCGATACTGATTGAAAAAAGTTTGGATCATCATTATTTGGACCATATATATTAACTAATAATATGTCATATTTCTTATACATGTTAATTTCTAGAACAAGTAAATTACCTTCCGTATCCTTGTATTCATTCAGTACATGATACTCAAAAgtattgttaaacaaaattgcaGTGCCTCGAGAATTAGATTGTCCAGGAGATATATAGATGTCATAGCCCCAAAAGGATCTAACTTGCTCATAATCATTAAGAGTGAAATGTGTATCttgcaaaaatgaaatagagaattgtttttgttttatgtaatttaacACATCTCTCCTCTTGTCGAGACCACCTAGGCCTCTACAATTAAATGTTACTACCTTAAAACTCATAACAAACTAAgtgtataaaagaaaaatatgtgtaaacaAGGTGACATGAAAGATGTGTGCAGAGAACGAAAATATggtatatagaaaaaaaacaacacttttcaCTATAGCAAAGGCCCCTACCATTCTCATACAATACAAACTTATTCCCTTTGagatatgtatatgtaatttaCCAGCAAAGTACACAAGACTTCCACACAAACATACataccaagaaaaaaaaccaaaaataaatgtcaaaggAACAAGTTTCTGGAATAAACGGGACATCGATCCCGAGTTCGAGCTTTCGCTGCTACAGATTCGATCCCGATGCGTTTATGCGACACTACTACCGGTACAGTGGACATCACGCTCgaagttttttgtttatatcatcGAATATATCAAATGTGTAACGACGGTCGTTTTTGTCTATTGCAAACACTTTGCTGTTGAAATACCAGGCAGAATGCACAAGTTCGTGTTCTTTGAGTTTCTGTATGAGCATTGCGTTCTGCTGAGTAATGTGGTCCACCATCAAGAACTCCTCTTTCATTTGTTTGCGGTGTTTCATGATAAGTGTTTTACTTTCCGGACTTATCATCCTCACGATAATCGGTCGGGGTCCACCGTTCCTATTTCCGGGGACTCGGTGAATCGCGAGAATGTCGTGAGGGTTTACATCAACTTTCACCCTTTGTTTTAGGAATGCACAGAACTCTTGTTTGAGGTCTTCCTTCGATTTTTCTCTCCAACCCAGTATTTTGATGTTGCATTTTTGGGAATATTGTTGGTTAAAATTTGCCATTGAAATGGCTTGTTGtgcattttttgttgttattctAAGATCATCGCTCATTTTCTGCAgctctcttttttcttttgcgATTTTCTCCCTTATGTCGGTAAGGTCCATATTGAGAGCATCAAATTTTTCGTTGGTATCAGCACGGGTTTGCTTCAGTTTTTCGTCGACATTGCTGTTTGTAAATTTTTCTATCTCACCTTTAAGTTCTGTTTTCAGTTCAgtctttaattctttttttatttcatctttgatTGCGGTCTTAATTTCTTTAACGAAATCACCTTTTAATTCTGATAATATGTTTTTGACCACAACGCTAATATCAGTTTTTGTTACCATTCCTTGTTTTATTTCCTGCAGGCTTTCGAGGATTGAATGTAGGTCATTTTCACCTGCTATCTCACCTGTGGTGTCTGAGGCCCCGACAGGGTTTTGATCAGAACTGCTTAATCGTGGTTTTTTTGTCGCTTTTTTGTCCGACACTACAGTGTTTTTAACTGTCGCTGATGCAGATTTAATGTTCAACTGTACaaggtttttctttttgttttcttttgtgcCCTTAGTGGATGGTGTGGTCGACAGACCAGGGCTAGGGCTAGCACGATTACTGGCCATGTTTGTATTAACAGTGTTCACCTTTAAAGGTAGAATACCTAGACACTTCGAATTACGTTCTTATTCTGAATAAAATCGCAACTTACTGAGCACTGCGTGACTCCAGAAAGCTCCGCTAGCGAATATTATCCAAATACACATTGATACACTTGCAGAAAGCTATTAATATTCCACTTTGGTAGAGCTCGAAAAGAAATGCGTCCTACGCCATATTCAGTCACGTGGTCCTctcataaatgaaaataatatatatatttcaaagtacattttatttatttttcatccatgcTTGCGTGCATGCCTACATATTTAAGCATGCGCAGTCTGATATTTCCGGACACGACTTCCTACTagactgtgaaacttgcaaagttgcgttagcgcgacggcatgttgtgcaaagttgtgttagcgcgacggcgtgttgtgtgttagcgcgacggcgtgttatgcaaagttgtgttagcgcgacggcgtgttgtgtgttagcgcgacggcgtgttgtgtgttagcgcgacggcgtgttgtgcaaagttgcgttagcgcgacggcgtgttgtgtgtaagcgcgacggcgtgttgtgcaaagttgcgttagcgcgacggcgtgttgtgtgttagcgcgacggcgtgttatgcaaagttgcgttagcgcgacggcgtgttgtgtgttagcgcgacggcgtgttgtgtgttagcgcgacggcgtgttgtgcaaagttgcgttagcgcgacggcgtgttgtgcaaagttgcagTAGCGCGACGGCGTAttatgcaaagttgcgttagcgcgacggcgtgttgtgtgttagcgcgatgtctcgtttacctgaacgcgatgtcgcgctaacgcaaatggccctatccggacaccatacTTTTAGATATAGGAACTCGTCTTAGTGGCTCCTTAGAGGGAcgtggacacgatttgagctcaatttaaaaaaaaaattatttttgttattttttaattgtttatatagatgttttcaatgctttgtcaaaatttgagagtcagatATCGAGTAACAAGTGAGTTACAGAGGTTAGAATTctctgttttgtaaacaaagctcgagtcctgttaatgtttacatatttgttgtaCTGGTAAAAGTAAAAGTTTCAATCAGATGTTGctgtttgttgtgatgaaattATTGATGAACCCATTGAATCAGTCTATCTTGTTTCCataagttattttgataaagaaatggcaatttctttactttacagtatttataaacaattataagactcgagctttttttttttacattacaacaacttctttcctctgtatctcGTCTGTAACATGACTtctaacatttaaatttttggtgaatcattcaaaatacaaaaataaactattttacacatagaaatcaaaaataaaattttcatctgaAATTGTG
The window above is part of the Magallana gigas chromosome 10, xbMagGiga1.1, whole genome shotgun sequence genome. Proteins encoded here:
- the LOC109618538 gene encoding uncharacterized protein PF3D7_1120000-like, yielding MASNRASPSPGLSTTPSTKGTKENKKKNLVQLNIKSASATVKNTVVSDKKATKKPRLSSSDQNPVGASDTTGEIAGENDLHSILESLQEIKQGMVTKTDISVVVKNILSELKGDFVKEIKTAIKDEIKKELKTELKTELKGEIEKFTNSNVDEKLKQTRADTNEKFDALNMDLTDIREKIAKEKRELQKMSDDLRITTKNAQQAISMANFNQQYSQKCNIKILGWREKSKEDLKQEFCAFLKQRVKVDVNPHDILAIHRVPGNRNGGPRPIIVRMISPESKTLIMKHRKQMKEEFLMVDHITQQNAMLIQKLKEHELVHSAWYFNSKVFAIDKNDRRYTFDIFDDINKKLRA